One Natrinema marinum genomic window carries:
- a CDS encoding TrmB family transcriptional regulator, with protein sequence MTQDETIQKATELLQDLGLQEYEARCFVALNQLPSGTAKEIHEISGVPRTRVYDAIRVLETEGLVEVQHSNPQVYRAVDIDEATQTLRRKYTNRIETLETHLKNTDVRKTEEKDHVQEVWSLSGNDAIESRMLELIDGAESEIALVVVDEAILSETLFDELAEAAKSDLSILLGGKTDAITDRFGSELPTVRIFETSLDWLTGMPGEEAVAVSRILLVDREVLLIGSYYPDDNEAKAKEQAVFARGLENGIVVLLRRLITMGLSTVGDPTD encoded by the coding sequence ATGACACAAGACGAAACGATACAAAAGGCGACCGAGTTGCTACAGGATCTCGGGCTGCAGGAGTACGAAGCGCGCTGTTTCGTGGCGCTGAACCAGCTCCCGAGTGGAACGGCCAAGGAGATCCACGAGATCTCCGGGGTGCCGCGGACGAGGGTATACGACGCGATTCGCGTCTTGGAGACGGAGGGCTTGGTCGAAGTTCAACACTCCAATCCGCAGGTGTACCGTGCCGTCGATATCGATGAGGCCACGCAGACCCTCCGAAGGAAGTACACGAATCGGATCGAAACCCTCGAAACCCACCTCAAGAACACGGACGTTCGGAAGACCGAGGAGAAAGATCACGTTCAGGAAGTCTGGTCGTTGTCCGGCAACGACGCGATCGAGTCGCGGATGCTCGAGCTGATCGACGGCGCGGAGTCGGAGATCGCGCTCGTCGTCGTCGACGAAGCGATCCTATCCGAGACGCTGTTCGACGAACTGGCGGAGGCAGCGAAGAGCGACCTCTCGATACTGCTCGGCGGAAAGACCGACGCGATTACGGACCGGTTCGGATCGGAACTACCGACCGTTCGGATTTTCGAAACGAGTCTCGACTGGCTGACCGGGATGCCGGGCGAGGAGGCAGTCGCAGTCAGCCGCATTCTGCTCGTCGACCGTGAGGTGCTCCTGATCGGCTCGTACTATCCGGACGACAACGAGGCGAAAGCGAAAGAACAGGCCGTGTTCGCGCGCGGCCTCGAGAACGGGATCGTCGTCCTGCTTCGCCGCCTGATAACGATGGGGCTCTCGACCGTCGGCGATCCGACGGACTGA